Proteins encoded within one genomic window of Paramisgurnus dabryanus chromosome 11, PD_genome_1.1, whole genome shotgun sequence:
- the LOC135757555 gene encoding uncharacterized protein: MKLFHRGRKPPVTCYRNDFGLLQKSSLWCIIIKGIKRHMENLKWKGLGILFLMNVIVILIWTYTSWHPQFIRISSFYYKQKTPVSLNSITPIKDSKHFMVSAFIDHRIDGTIRVISIIHRESLQPLYCVYCNTEHDCTTVETDVQIHSDHFGFPFHVSDVICKGKHLQNATHVLISTNDSVNHTTEFIPIRNRVTSETFKYNFTVCISNLFGDYNNVLQFAQTIEMYKLLGVQRVVIYNTSCGPDLEKLLKHYEREGILEIVSWPIDKFLNPSSGWNFQEHKGDLHYYGQLTTLNECVYRHMYQSKYVLLNDIDEIIMPYEYDNLPSLMENLQAAYPSVGVFLIENHIFPKTQFDDSGRFKRQEWSKIPGINIMEHIYREPDRKNVFNPTKMIINPRLEEQTSVHSSLKHFGGSYRVPFDVCRIVHVRVPLQGHLTKDQLNVDKRLWDFEQELLPNVDNALKLSGGGDGTVDKTLAFGVRDPGWNPL, translated from the exons ATGAAACTGTTTCATAGAGGGAGAAAACCTCCTGTAACCTGTTATCGAAACGACTTTGGTCTCCTTCAAAAGTCCAGTTTGTGGTGCATCATTATTAAAG GTATAAAAAGACACATGGAAAACCTCAAATGGAAAGGACTAGGAATATTATTTCTTATGAATGTTATTGTCATTCTGATATGGACCTACACAAGCTGGCATCCTCAGTTCATACGgatttcttcattttattataAACAGAAGACCCCAGTGTCTTTAAATTCAATAACGCCCATCAAAGACTCAAAACACTTCATGGTGTCTGCATTCATCGACCACAGAATTGATGGGACGATTCGAGTCATCAGCATAATCCACAGAGAAAGTCTTCAGCCACTTTACTGCGTTTACTGCAATACTGAACATGACTGTACAACTGTTGAGACTGATGTCCAAATACACAGTGACCATTTTGGGTTCCCATTTCATGTGTCGGATGTGATCTGTAAAGGTAAACACTTGCAGAATGCAACACATGTCCTCATCTCAACTAATGATTCAGTCAATCATACTACAGAATTTATACCAATAAGAAATCGTGTTACGAGTGAGACCTTCAAGTATAACTTCACAGTTTGCATCTCCAACCTTTTTGGTGACTACAACAATGTGCTGCAGTTTGCTCAAACTATAGAGATGTACAAGCTTCTGGGCGTTCAGCGAGTGGTCATCTATAACACTAGCTGTGGACCGGACCTGGAAAAACTTTTAAAGCATTATGAAAGAGAGGGAATACTGGAGATTGTTTCATGGCCAATTGACAAGTTTCTCAATCCATCTTCAGGTTGGAATTTTCAGGAACACAAGGGTGACCTTCATTACTACGGTCAGTTGACAACACttaatgagtgcgtttacaGACACATGTATCAATCTAAGTATGTTCTCCTGAATGACATCGATGAGATCATCATGCCTTATGAATATGACAATTTACCATCTCTTATGGAAAACCTTCAAGCTGCATATCCAAGTGTGGGTGTGTTTCTTATCGAGAACCACATATTCCCCAAAACACAGTTTGATGACAGTGGTCGCTTCAAACGGCAAGAATGGAGTAAAATTCCTGGTATCAATATCATGGAGCACATTTACAGAGAACCTGACcgaaaaaatgttttcaatcccacaAAGATGATTATTAATCCAAGGTTGGAGGAGCAAACCTCAGTGCATTCCTCTTTAAAACACTTCGGAGGTTCTTACCGTGTCCCATTTGATGTTTGTAGGATTGTACATGTGAGAGTCCCACTGCAGGGCCATCTTAccaaagatcagctgaatgtGGACAAAAGATTGTGGGACTTTGAACAAGAACTGCTACCAAATGTTGACAATGCACTGAAGCTTTCTG gGGGTGGAGATGgcacagtggataagacactcgcctttggtgtgagagacccgggttggaatccactgtga